A window from Vigna angularis cultivar LongXiaoDou No.4 chromosome 7, ASM1680809v1, whole genome shotgun sequence encodes these proteins:
- the LOC108338307 gene encoding serine hydroxymethyltransferase, mitochondrial, which yields MAMALRRLSSTINKPFSNATSIYRTSSSLSAHEKEKSRADWTKQLNDPLEVVDPEIADIIELEKARQWKGFELIPSENFTSLSVMQAVGSVMTNKYSEGYPGARYYGGNEYIDMAETLCQKRALEAFRLDPAKWGVNVQSLSGSPSNFQVYTALLKPHERIMALDLPHGGHLSHGYQTDTKKISAVSIFFETMPYRLNESTGYIDYDQLEKSAALFRPKLIVAGASAYARLYDYARVRKVCDKQKAVLLADMAHISGLVAAGVIPSPFDYADIVTTTTHKSLRGPRGAMIFFRKGVKEINKQGKEVLYDYEDKINQAVFPGLQGGPHNHTITGLAVALKQAMTPEFKNYQEQVLSNCATFAQSLLEKGYDLVSGGTDNHLVLVNLRNKGIDGSRVEKVLEAVHIAANKNTVPGDVSAMVPGGIRMGTPALTSRGFVEEDFKKVAEYFDAAVKLALQIKENTNGTKLKDFVTAMQSDEQIQSKIANLRLEVEDYAKQFPTIGFEKETMKYGK from the exons ATGGCCATGGCACTTCGCAGACTTTCCTCCACCATCAACAAACCGTTCTCCAACGCCACTTCCATTTATCGCACG TCGTCTTCGCTCTCCGCTCACGAAAAAGAGAAATCTCGCGCAGAT TGGACGAAGCAGCTCAATGATCCTCTCGAGGTTGTGGATCCCGAGATCGCTGACATAATCGAACTCGAGAAAGCGCGCCAATGGAAG GGATTCGAACTTATTCCTTCCGAAAATTTCACGTCGCTGTCGGTGATGCAAGCCGTTGGATCGGTGATGACAAATAAATACAGCGAAGGATATCCAGGAGCTAGATACTATGGAGGAAATGA GTACATTGACATGGCCGAGACATTATGTCAGAAGCGTGCGCTTGAAGCTTTTCGGTTGGATCCAGCTAAATGGGGAG TCAATGTGCAATCATTATCCGGATCCCCTTCTAACTTTCAAGTTTACACTGCTTTATTGAAACCTCATGAGAGAATTATGGCCCTGGATCTTCCCCATGGTGGGCATCTATCGCATGGTTATCAG ACTGACACCAAGAAGATATCAGCTGTATCAATATTCTTTGAAACCATGCCATACAGATTGAATGAGAGCACTGGTTATATCGATTATGACCAG TTGGAGAAAAGTGCAGCACTCTTTAGGCCAAAATTAATAGTTGCTGGTGCTAGTGCTTATGCTCGCCTTTATGATTATGCACGTGTTCGCAAG GTATGTGATAAGCAGAAGGCAGTTCTGTTGGCTGATATGGCACATATCAGTGGATTGGTTGCTGCAGGTGTTATTCCTTCTCCTTTTGATTATGCAGATATTGTAACAACCACAACACACAAGTCACTTCGTGGACCACGTGGGGCTATGATTTTTTTCAGGAAGGGTGTGAAAGAAATAAACAAGCAAGGGAAGGAA GTGTTGTATGACTATGAAGACAAAATAAATCAGGCTGTTTTTCCTGGACTTCAAGGTGGTCCACACAATCACACTATTACAGGCTTAGCTGTTGCACTGAAGCAG GCTATGACACCAGAATTCAAGAATTACCAAGAGCAAGTACTTAGCAACTGCGCAACATTTGCACAG AGTTTGTTAGAGAAAGGCTATGACCTTGTATCTGGTGGAACTGATAACCATTTAGTGTTAGTGAACTTGAGAAACAAG GGCATTGATGGTTCCAGGGTTGAGAAGGTACTAGAAGCAGTTCATATAGCTGCCAATAAAAATACCGTTCCAGGGGATGTATCTGCTATGGTTCCTGGTGGCATTCGGATGG GAACCCCTGCTCTCACATCTAGGGGATTTGTTGAGgaagattttaaaaaagtagCTGAATACTTTGATGCAGCTGTCAAGTTAGCCTTACAGATTAAGGAAAATACCAATG GTACAAAGTTGAAGGATTTTGTGACAGCCATGCAATCAGATGAACAAATTCAATCCAAGATTGCTAATCTCCGTCTTGAAGTAGAGGATTATGCTAAGCAATTTCCTACAATTGGTTTTGAGAAAGAGACAATGAAGTATGGTAAGTGA
- the LOC128197711 gene encoding uncharacterized protein LOC128197711 isoform X1: MAHFPNHRGWMYDRCYSGRRGLKESFVIGVEEFVETARRYQYYALDVGIRCPCMKCECTRILKDHDVKLHLYQKGFMPNYTVWTFHGEEIPSTSTPTEKRLASGSNTIVHTSEIDQFAYMQEMVDNALRHHAEQEANDIHDEEPPNETTQRFYNLLTEANLPVFEGSSESKLLVCIRLMAGKSNWNVPIQAVDFYTKLMLDLTPLINFMPKNYYQAKKCVSKLGLEVKKIDCCVNGCMLFYDNDSGKNDALLVECKFCGSPRYHTMHAGRRQKKPIPLKSMFYLPIIPRLQRMFTSMQTSEHMTWHDGNKTKGFLRHPFDGEAWKNFNRKHPSFASEPRNVRLGLCSDGFTPYIQASASPYSCWPVIVTPYNIPPEMCMTKPYMFLSCIILGPSNPKSLIDVYLEPLVDDLKKLWNGVWTYDVSRKQNFLMRAILMWTTNDFPAYGMLSGWSTHGRLACPHCMEHTKSFQLSYGRKSSWFDCH, translated from the coding sequence atggcccattttcccaaccatcgtggatggatgtacgaccgttgttatagtggaaggagaggtttgaaggaatcttttgtgatcggagttgaagagtttgtggagacggcccgacgatatcaatattatgcccttgatgtggggattcgatgtccatgcatgaagtgcgaatgtacaaggattttgaaagatcATGATGTCAAACTTCAcctttaccaaaaagggttcatgcctaattacacggtttggacatttcatggtgaagaaattccttcgacCTCCACTCCAACTGAAAAgcggcttgcatcaggttcgaatactattgtacatacatctgagatagatcaatttgcctatatgcaagagatggtcgacaatgctcttCGTCACCATGCTGAACAAGAAGCAAACGATATTCATGATGAAGAGCCTCCAAATGAAACCActcagaggttttacaatttactgacagaggcaaatctacctgtatttgaaggttcatctgagtcaaaattgttagtgtgcattagactcatggctgggaaatctaattggaacgttcccattcaagcagtggacttctatacaaaattgatgttagatttgacaccactAATCAATTTTATGCCGAAGAATtattaccaagccaaaaaatgtgtttcaaagttgggattggaagtcaagaagattgattgttgtgttaatggatgtatgttattctatgacaatgacagtggcaaaaatgatgcattgttggttgaatgcaagttttgtggctcacctcgatatcatacgatgcatgctggacggaggcaaaaaaaaccaattccctTAAAGTCGATGTTCTATttgcctataattccaagattacaaagaatgtttacttcaatgcaaacatcagaacacatgacatggcatgatggtaacaaaactaaaggatttttgcgtcatccttttgatggtgaagcttggaagaacttcaatcgtaaacatccatcctttgctagtgaaccgcgtaacgtcagacttggtctatgctctgatgggtttaccccgtacattcaggcgtctgcatcaccatattcatgttggcccgtgatagttaccccatacaatataccacctgagatgtgtatgacaaagccttatatgtttttatcgtgtataatactaggtccatctaatcccaaatcattgattgatgtttatttggagCCATTggttgatgatttgaagaagttatggaatggtgtttggacgtatgacgtttcaaggaagcaaaatttccttatgagggcaATCTTGATGTGGACTActaatgacttcccagcttacggcatgttatctggttggagcacgcatggtcgattagcttgtccacattgcatggaacatacaaagtcattccaattgagttatggccggaaaagtagttggtttgactgccattga